A stretch of the Capsicum annuum cultivar UCD-10X-F1 chromosome 8, UCD10Xv1.1, whole genome shotgun sequence genome encodes the following:
- the LOC107847022 gene encoding la-related protein 6B yields the protein MALEESAIAVDSLANSINPSVTSLSTSIINLDRQLDHAVPSPSSDPPSSTKLNALAPAFVPRTSLAPPAATATAFHPVRNHFGYTPQLSVQYPSPFYGGVAQEIAADLDHATQKIVNQVEFYFSDLNLATTDHLIRHMLKDPEGYVPISVVASFKKIKALISSHAQLAQVLQSSTKLVVSEDGMKVKCKIPLTETDLEELQSRIVIAENLPEDHCHQNLMKIFSAVGSVKMIRTCLPQSSNGGASSGSRTAKSDSMLYSNKLHTFVEYESAELAERAVVELNDANWRNALKVRLLKSIAKSGQAQGKKAGHETEQNFKGDDGLEVNKTLNEESRHHIDAKSNELSEHGGDGQRRVHGRGRGRGRGRGKGQVHPRPQFQQNNRGGILGAPISNVNRGSSVGNAPSNINHVGLGQPDFEQSAAAKQSSVPRMPDGTKGFSMGRGKPMAIITM from the exons ATGGCTTTAGAAGAATCGGCAATTGCCGTAGATTCACTTGCCAATTCCATCAATCCATCGGTTACATCTTTATCTACATCGATCATCAATCTCGACCGTCAACTTGATCACGCCGTTCCTTCTCCATCGTCTGATCCACCTTCCTCCACCAAACTCAACGCTCTTGCTCCCGCATTCGTTCCACGAACCTCGTTGGCGCCGCctgctgctactgctactgctttCCATCCGGTTCGGAACCATTTTGGTTATACTCCGCAGCTGTCCGTTCAGTATCCATCACCGTTTTATGGCGGTGTTGCACAAGAGATTGCAGCTGATTTAGATCATGCTACTCAAAAGATTGTTAATCAA GTGGAGTTCTATTTCAGTGATTTAAATCTGGCAACAACTGATCATCTAATAAGGCATATGCTCAAGGATCCAGAAGGATATG TACCAATATCTGTGGTTGCATCGTTCAAGAAGATTAAAGCTCTTATAAGTAGTCATGCACAGCTTGCTCAAGTTCTGCAGAGCTCTACAAAGCTT GTAGTCAGTGAAGATGGAATGAAGGTTAAATGCAAAATTCCTTTGACTGAAACCGACTTGGAAGAGTTGCAA TCTCGAATTGTGATTGCCGAAAATTTGCCCGAGGATCACTGCCATCAGAACCTCATGAAGATTTTCTCAGCAGTTGGAAG CGTTAAAATGATTCGCACCTGCTTACCTCAGTCTTCCAATGGTGGGGCTTCTTCAGGATCTAGGACAGCCAAGTCAGATAGTATGCTGTATAGCAATAAG TTACACACATTTGTGGAATACGAATCCGCTGAATTGGCCGAGAGGGCG GTTGTAGAATTGAATGATGCTAACTGGAGAAATGCTCTGAAAGTCCGGTTACTTAAAAGCATA GCAAAATCTGGTCAAGCTCAAGGGAAAAAAGCTGGTCATGAAACTGAACAAAACTTCAAGGGGGATGATGGTTTAGAGGTCAACAAGACGCTTAATGAAGAGTCACGCCACCATATTGATGCTAAATCCAATGAGCTTTCA GAGCATGGCGGTGATGGGCAGAGGCGTGTGCATGGGCGTGGGCGTGGGCGTGGGCGTGGTCGGGGTAAGGGTCAGGTACATCCACGTCCCCAATTCCAGCAAAATAATCGTGGAGGTATCTTGGGGGCTCCCATATCAAACGTGAATCGTGGAAGCAGTGTGGGAAATGCCCCCTCAAATATCAATCATGTTGGTCTAGGGCAACCTGATTTTGAGCAGTCGGCAGCAGCCAAGCAATCTTCTGTACCTCGTATGCCAGATGGCACTAAGGGATTCTCCATGGGTCGAGGCAAACCGATGGCTATTATAACTATGTGA